The genomic stretch TGCTACCGAGCTGGCCGTGGATAGAGGCGAAGTGCAGTTTGACCACATCCACTTTGCCTACCGCCCGGACCGCCCGATTCTGAAGGATGTGAATTTTTCCATCCCGTCCGGCCACAAGATTGCCGTGGTGGGAGCCAGTGGCGCCGGCAAGTCCACCCTCGCCCGCCTGCTGTTCCGCTTTTACGACGTCGATCAGGGCGCCATACGGATCGACGGTCAGGACATTCGGCAGGTGACCCAGGACAGCCTGCGCTCTGCGATTGGTGTGGTGCCTCAGGATACGGTGCTGTTCAACGATACCCTTTACCGGAATCTGGCCTATGGCCGACCGGAAGCCACGGAAGAAGAGGTGTACCGGGCAGCTCGAATGGCCCACCTGGAAGACTTTATCCACAGCCTGCCGGAGGGTTACGAAACGAAGGTGGGCGAACGGGGCCTGAAGCTCTCCGGTGGTGAAAAGCAACGGGTGGCCATTGCCCGGGTGATCCTGAAGAACCCGCCGTTGCTGATCCTGGATGAGGCGACATCCTCTCTGGATTCACTTTCGGAGCAGGCCATCCTCACGGCGCTCAAGGAAGTTAGCCAGAGGCGGACAACACTGGTGATTGCCCACAGGCTGTCGACTGTTATGGATGCGGACAGCATCCTTGTGATGGAGGGCGGAAAAATCGTGGAGAGCGGACACCATCAGGATTTGTTGGCCCGGAACGGGCATTACGCCCGGCTGTGGTTCCAGCAACACCAGTCTGATGGCGGGGATACCGAAATTCAGCCGGAATCCTGATCTTTGTAGTCAAACACGACCACTTGATTGCGGCCTTGAGCCTTGCCCCGGTACATCGCCTGGTCCGCACGTACCAGAATCTGGCTGGGTTTTTCGTCAGTCCGGTCGGAAATGGCAACGCCGCAGGTTATGGTGCCCCGCAGTTCATCAAAGCCAATGAACCGCAATTGTTCAACGGATCGGCGAAGGCGTTCCGCAAATTGCCTGGCACTGTTCTCGTCGCACTGAGGCAAGAGCACGGCAAACTCCTCGCCACCGATTCGCCCCAGCGTGTCGCCCGTACGCAGTTCATTTTTGATGCGGTGGGCAGTCTCCCTCAGGACAAGGTCACCAACGTGGTGCCCGTAATGATCATTCACTCTCTTGAACCAGTCAAAATCGAAGAGTACGACCGCATAGCCGGCGCCGTTCCGTTTCAGCCTCTCAAACTCCCAAGACAGCACCTCGGTGAAGCGACGCCGATTGGCTGCACCTGTGAGATCGTCAGTGGTTGATGTCTGTCGGAGCTCTTCTTCAAGCGTTTTCTGGGAGGTGATATCCAGGATCGCGCCGTGCCAGATGACCGTACCGTCCGGCTTGAATTCCGGTTTGGAACGGCCCAGAACCCAGCTGACCACGCCCTCGTTTATAACCCGATATTCACAGATCCAGTTTTCGCCGCTTTTCTTCGAGTGGTTAATGGTCTGTTCAACAAAGCCGCGGTCTTCTGGATGAATGGCCTGGAACACAATAGTCCCATCGGCGAGCGCCTGCTCAGGCGTCACGCCATAGACCCGTTCAATTCCGGCACTGGCATAGGGAAACGTCATGGTTCCGTCCGGTCTGATCTCGAACTGGAACACCACTCCCGGCAAGAGCGACGCCATTTTTTCAAAACGCTGGATCGTTTGCTGTTGCTCAGCCTTGATTTGCTCCAGCCTCTGTTCGTACTGCTTGCTGCTGGAGATCTCTATGTGCGTTCCGGAAATCCACTCGGGCTCCCCTTCAAGTGTCCGACTGACGAGGCGACCATAATCTCGGACCCAAACCCAATAGCCGTCGCGATGACGCATGCGGGCTTCACACTCGTAATACTCGGAGTCGCCGCGGAAATGAGCCGTTAACTTCTGCTCTGAGAGAGCCAGATCGTCCGGATGGGCGTGCTTCATCCAGGTGTCAATGGACACCGGTTGAAGTTCTTCCAGCGAATACCCGATGATTTCCGCCCAGCGCTCATTAAAAATCGTCTCCCCCGTCTGGACGTTCCATTCCCAGGTTCCGGCGCCGGTCCCTTCCAGAATGGTTTTTAAACGCGAGGCTTCGTCTTGCTGAAGATAAAAAGAATGAGAGGGCATTCCACGTACTGCATGTCAGAGAGTTCCCGGCGATCATATAAGAACATGTAGCTGGAGGCGATACCCATTAGTCAGTAGATTCCACAAGTGCGAGCGCCAAACCTGAGGCCCTGGAGACCTGCTGCGAGACGGCCTCCCTGAGCACCGGAATGTCCCCGGCAATCAGGCTGAACCAGTTTCTGGCGCGGGTGATGCCGGTATAGACCAGCTCTTTTGTCAGGACCGGGCTCAAACGGTCCGGCAAGACCAGGCAGGTGTGGTTGAACTCCGAACCCTGGGATTTGTGCACCGTCATGGCGTACACGGTTTCCAGCTGCTGCAGACGACTGGGCGAGATCCAGCGAATACCGCCAGCGGTGTCGCTATCCGGAAACGCCACTCGCAGGGTATAGCGGGGCTCACCGGTGTCGGTCCGATCCCAGGGCACGTTGACGGCAATGCCAATGTCGCCGTTCATCAGGCCCAGGTTGTAGTCGTTGCCGGTAATCAGCACAGGCCGGCCCTCATACCAGCCCTCGGCCCGCGAAATCAGTTTTTCAGCCAGTAACTGCCTTGCGATCCGGTCGTTCAGGCCTTCCACGCCCCAGGGGCCCTTGCGCAGGGCACAGAGCACTTGGAAGTCACTGAAGGCTTCAAGGAGCTGCACCGCCATCGCATCCCAGTCTTCGCGGGGGCTGCTTTCGTTCAGGCCATGATTCTGCAAGCGTTCGAGGTAATGGCGGTAACCAACGGGTGGTGGCAGGCTCTGACCATTCACTTGCCGGCCCTGCCCGGCATTTCGGAATGCCTCTGGTGAGCCGGTGATGGCATGTCGACACACCAGGTCCAGGGTGTCTTCCGTATCCCCACTTTTCGACCGGCCGTTAAGCAAAATGACATCGTCGAATTCCGCTTCCCGGATCTGGCGCAACATGGCGTTATCAAGCGCGTTAGTGTTCACTGCTTCGGCAAAGGCGCGGATACCGCTGTCCTCCCGGAACCGGTAGCTCTTGCGCAGCATGGCCACGGCCTGATCCATGGGTTGGCCGGTTTCGTCCACCAGTGACTCCGGTATCTCGCTTCCGGCCATGGCGGCCAGCCACCGGGCAGTTTCCGGAGTGTAATGCGCCAGCAACGCCCGCTGGCAAAGTTCCCCCAGTACCGCACCGGCGTCCACCGAGGCCAGCTGGTCCTTGTCGCCCAACAGGATCAGCTGGGCGTTGGCGGGCAAGGCATCAAACACCGACGCCATAAGATCCACGTCCACCATTGAGGCCTCGTCGATCACCAGGATATCCACCAGCAAAGGGTTGTCCCGGTTATGGCGGAATTTGCGGGTATCCGGCCGGCTGCCCAGTAACCGGTGCAGGGTAGTGACCCTGGTGGGGATATCATTCAGGTCCACGTTGCCCGGCAGTTCGGCAAGGGGTAACCGGCTCACTGCACCACCGATGGATTCGTTCAGTCGGGCCGCCGCCTTGCCGGTCGGGGCTGCCAGGCGGATCCGGTATTTCCGACCGGCCCGTTCGGGGGATTCCCCGGCGACGGCCTGAAGTGCCGCCAGAAGATTGACCACGGTGGTGGTCTTGCCGGTGCCCGGCCCGCCGGTGATCACGGCGAAATGGTTGCGGGCCGCTAGGGCACAGGCCAGTTTCTGGTAATCCACCGGTTCTGACGACCGGAACAGTGTATCCAGAGCGAGAGACAGGGTGCGGGCCGGACCGGATTCCGGATCTGCCAGGGGTGATGGCAAAGCCAGGCGGTGCCGGATACCCGCCGCAATGCGTTGTTCGTAGCGCCAGAATCTGCGCAGATAGAGCCGGGTTCCGTTCAGCACCAGGGGTGTTGTATGTGAGCCATCACTTACGGCGCAGGCGCTTTCCAGTATGCTCAAGCATTCCGGCAGCGTTACAAGTGCAAGCACGTCGGCGGGCTTGGGACGGTCCGGCTCGCTGGTGCCGGAATCGGTGAGCGGCTCCTGGACCGACTCCTCTGGCGGCAGTGAAAGGGTATGCCCGGCATCGGCCAGGAGATTGCCCAGATCGACGCAGACATGGCCACGCCCCACCTGATGGGAGACCAGTGCCGCCAGCAGCAGGAGCAGTGGGTCCGGGCGTTCGCCCTGCTCTTCCGAGAGCTCCCGGATCAGCCGGGCAAACCCCACATCCAGCGCGCGGATCCACTCCGCCTGCTGCCAGTGCAGCAGCAGGGACTCGGTTTTATCCGGGCTCGAGAGCAGATCTTTGATAGCGAAGGTGGTATCACCGGCAGCGGGTATGGTCGGCGTTTCCGCAGCGATGTCCTCCGCGAACAGATCAATCTGGTGGTCGGACTTTCCGGTTTGGGAGCGGGAACGGCTCATGCGGCCACCTCCGCAACCGACTCGCCATCAAACAGGGCATCCAGTTGTTCAATCAGGGCTCTGGGCGGTTTGTCGGTGAAGGCGCCACCTGTGCTGGAATCAATGCCTCGCAGGAACAGATACACCGCGCCGCCAATGTGTCGGTCGTAGTCGTAATCCGGCAAACGGGCTTTCAGCAGCCGGTGCAGGGCCAGCAGGTAGAGCACGTATTGCAGATCGTAGCGTTTATCCAGGATGGCGTTGCCCATGGCCTGATCGGTATAGGCGCTGTTGTCTTCGCCCAGGGTATTGGATTTGTAGTCCAGCACGTAATAGCGCCCGTTGTGTTCGAACACCAGATCGATAAACCCCTTGAGCATCCCGTTGAATCGGGTCTCTTCGACTCGGGGACGGTCCGCGCGATTCAGGGTGTGCGCCGTTACCAGCTCGTCGAGTTTCCGGATACTGACGTTGCGGCTTTCAAACCAGAACTCCAGTTCCGGGCGCAGGGTGGTCAGGTCCGACAGGCAGACGGTTTCTGCACCGGCCCGGTCGAGGCTCAATGGTTTGCTGATCAATGCCAGCAACCAGCGCACCAGCGGCTCCACCCATTCGTTCCAACCACGAGTGCCGCAGCGCCGGGTCAGCTGCTCATGAAGCAGCGGCGGGTTATCCACAACCCGCTGGAACCCCTGCTGCGTGCACCATTCCAGCAATTCGTGCAGGAAGGTGCCGGGTCCGGCGCCTTTCGGAAAGTTATGCTGGTTGCGCTGGTTGGCCATTTGAGCCGGGTTTTCCTCTTCGTCCAGGGTGCTTTCTTCCAGCAGGTTCTGGGTCTGGGCATCTTCCACCTCACCGGTAAACGCGATCCCGGTGCCGGTCATGCCGGTGTATTCGATGGAGGAGTAGCTGGCAATCCACCAGTCCTCTCTGGCCTCACGGGAAGAGACCATGGCCGGGCCAAGCGCTTCGGGCGCCGGTCCGTGGTAGTGCGTATCGTCCGGATCCGGTAACGGGGTTATCCGGATCTCCGCTCTGCCCTCTGCCAGTTTCCCCAGGCAGTCGCTGATACGGCTTTGCCCTTCGCTTCCAATCAGGTAGCCCAGTCCGCTTTGCTGCCAGTTGTCCAGGGCCGCCGTGCCGACCCAGGTGGCGAAGCGGGCCCGGGTCAGGGCTACGTAGAACTTGC from Marinobacter adhaerens HP15 encodes the following:
- a CDS encoding sensor domain-containing diguanylate cyclase, which codes for MPSHSFYLQQDEASRLKTILEGTGAGTWEWNVQTGETIFNERWAEIIGYSLEELQPVSIDTWMKHAHPDDLALSEQKLTAHFRGDSEYYECEARMRHRDGYWVWVRDYGRLVSRTLEGEPEWISGTHIEISSSKQYEQRLEQIKAEQQQTIQRFEKMASLLPGVVFQFEIRPDGTMTFPYASAGIERVYGVTPEQALADGTIVFQAIHPEDRGFVEQTINHSKKSGENWICEYRVINEGVVSWVLGRSKPEFKPDGTVIWHGAILDITSQKTLEEELRQTSTTDDLTGAANRRRFTEVLSWEFERLKRNGAGYAVVLFDFDWFKRVNDHYGHHVGDLVLRETAHRIKNELRTGDTLGRIGGEEFAVLLPQCDENSARQFAERLRRSVEQLRFIGFDELRGTITCGVAISDRTDEKPSQILVRADQAMYRGKAQGRNQVVVFDYKDQDSG
- the recD gene encoding exodeoxyribonuclease V subunit alpha, with the protein product MSRSRSQTGKSDHQIDLFAEDIAAETPTIPAAGDTTFAIKDLLSSPDKTESLLLHWQQAEWIRALDVGFARLIRELSEEQGERPDPLLLLLAALVSHQVGRGHVCVDLGNLLADAGHTLSLPPEESVQEPLTDSGTSEPDRPKPADVLALVTLPECLSILESACAVSDGSHTTPLVLNGTRLYLRRFWRYEQRIAAGIRHRLALPSPLADPESGPARTLSLALDTLFRSSEPVDYQKLACALAARNHFAVITGGPGTGKTTTVVNLLAALQAVAGESPERAGRKYRIRLAAPTGKAAARLNESIGGAVSRLPLAELPGNVDLNDIPTRVTTLHRLLGSRPDTRKFRHNRDNPLLVDILVIDEASMVDVDLMASVFDALPANAQLILLGDKDQLASVDAGAVLGELCQRALLAHYTPETARWLAAMAGSEIPESLVDETGQPMDQAVAMLRKSYRFREDSGIRAFAEAVNTNALDNAMLRQIREAEFDDVILLNGRSKSGDTEDTLDLVCRHAITGSPEAFRNAGQGRQVNGQSLPPPVGYRHYLERLQNHGLNESSPREDWDAMAVQLLEAFSDFQVLCALRKGPWGVEGLNDRIARQLLAEKLISRAEGWYEGRPVLITGNDYNLGLMNGDIGIAVNVPWDRTDTGEPRYTLRVAFPDSDTAGGIRWISPSRLQQLETVYAMTVHKSQGSEFNHTCLVLPDRLSPVLTKELVYTGITRARNWFSLIAGDIPVLREAVSQQVSRASGLALALVESTD